One region of Vigna angularis cultivar LongXiaoDou No.4 chromosome 10, ASM1680809v1, whole genome shotgun sequence genomic DNA includes:
- the LOC108335352 gene encoding uncharacterized protein LOC108335352 yields the protein MMSGELTDESEPLDLRAHHSGSTQSEESALVLERSYYGHLNPSSSLSHLQPFAGGTQHSESNAAYFSWPTLSRWNDAAEDRANYFGTFKRVCCLKLWVDCQHEFALRCVAGAFDEGNNFFYGRRRRCSRSNFPRCGRSRLSSETVAEDAVEGTRSEKPLPV from the exons ATGATGTCAG GAGAATTGACTGATGAATCAGAACCATTGGACTTAAGAGCTCATCATTCTGGATCGACGCAATCAGAGGAGTCCGCTCTCGTCCTGGAAAGGAGCTACTATGGTCATCTTAACCCTTCATCTAGTCTTTCACACTTGCAACCTTTTGCTGGAGGTACCCAACATTCTGAGAGCAACGCTGCCTACTTTTCATGGCCTACATTGAGTCGCTGGAATGATGCAGCAGAAGATAGAGCCAACTATTTTGGAACCTTCAAAAGGGTGTGTTGCCTGAAACTTTGGGTGGATTGCCAACACGAATTTGCTTTGCGATGTGTGGCTGGAGCTTTTGACGAGGGAAATAATTTCTTCTATGGTAGACGTCGGAGATGCAGCAGAAGCAATTTCCCAAGATGCGGCAGAAGCAGATTGTCCTCCGAGACAGTCGCCGAAGATGCTGTTGAAGGTACCCGTTCTGAGAAGCCTCTCCCCGTGTAG
- the LOC108335690 gene encoding protein NPG1, with product MGSTEHGRVSVREFQANGSRMAASEVEAKLDQGNIQEAEDSLREGLSLNFEEARALLGKLEYQRGNVEGALRVFDGIDLQAAIQRLQSSFSEKPPGKKGRAHTESASGSQHAASLVLEAIYLKAKSLQKLEKFTEAANNCKRILDSVEKIFYQGIPNIQVDNKLQEIVSHAVELLPELWKQAGCYDEAISAYRRALFSQWNLDNDYCARIQKSFVMFLLYSGVEASPPSLAVQIEGSYVPKNNLEEAILLLMVLLRKFSLGKMKWDPSVMEHLTFALSICSQTSTLAKQIEELMPGVYHRIDCWNSLAFCYSGAGQNDCALSLLRKSLHKHERPNDITSLVLAARICSSDPHLAAEGVIYAQRAVNNARDQNEHLKGVALRMLGLCLGKQSKVASSDSERSRLHSKALESLVAAIKLEPNNSDLIFELAVHYAQHRNLSAALRSARHFFNQTGGSMLKSWRLLALILSAQQRFSEAEVVTDAALDQTARWEQGPLLRLKAKLKISQSRPMDAIETYRYLLALVQAQNKSFGSSQISSKVLDDKINEFDIWHGLANLYASLSRWKDAEICLQKARELKKYSAAVMHTQGVLFEGRGQNDEAFLATINGLLLEANHVPCKILMGGMIQRLGPKFFCAARSALSDALRIEPTNRMAWHCLGLLNKQDGRISEAADCFQAASMLEESDPIESFSSIL from the exons GAAGCAAGAGCTCTTCTTGGTAAGTTGGAGTATCAGAGAGGTAATGTAGAAGGTGCTCTTCGTGTGTTTGATGGGATTGATCTCCAAGCTGCCATTCAGAGGTTGCAATCTTCATTTTCTGAGAAACCACCAGGCAAGAAAGGTCGTGCTCACACTGAATCAGCCTCGGGCTCTCAGCATGCGGCTAGCTTGGTGCTTGAAGCCATCTACTTAAAAGCCAAGTCTCTGCAAAAATTAGAGAAATTTACAG AGGCTGCTAATAATTGTAAACGTATTCTTGATTCCGTTGAGAAGATATTTTATCAGGGTATTCCTAATATTCAAGTGGATAATAAATTGCAAGAGATAGTCAGCCATGCTGTAGAGCTCCTTCCAGAGCTTTGGAAGCAAGCTGGTTGCTATGATGAGGCAATCTCTGCTTATAGGCGAGCCCTTTTTAGTCAATGGAACCTTGATAATGATTACTGTGCAAGAATTCAGAAGtcgtttgttatgtttttgctATACAGTGGGGTGGAGGCAAGTCCACCTAGTTTGGCAGTTCAGATTGAAGGGTCATATGTGCCTAAAAATAATCTTGAAGAGGCTATTCTGCTATTGATGGTTCTTTTGAGAAAGTTTAGCCTTGGTAAGATGAAATGGGATCCATCAGTCATGGAACACCTTACTTTTGCACTTTCTATATGTAGCCAAACTTCTACTTTAGCAAAGcaaattgaagagttgatgCCTGGAGTATACCATCGAATCGATTGTTGGAATTCTTTAGCTTTTTGTTATAGTGGTGCTGGACAAAATGACTGTGCTTTGAGCCTGCTAAGGAAATCTTTGCACAAACATGAACGACCAAATGACATTACATCATTAGTGTTAGCAGCTCGGATCTGCAGCTCAGATCCCCATCTTGCTGCTGAGGGAGTGATCTATGCACAGAGGGCAGTCAATAATGCTCGTGACCAAAATGAACATTTGAAAGGTGTTGCTCTACGGATGTTGGGACTTTGTCTTGGAAAGCAATCTAAGGTTGCTTCCTCTGACTCTGAGAGGTCTCGCCTTCACTCCAAAGCTTTAGAGTCATTGGTGGCAGCAATCAAATTGGAGCCAAACAATTCTGATCTGATTTTTGAATTGGCTGTTCATTATGCGCAACACCGAAACTTGTCTGCTGCTTTGCGCTCTGCGAGACATTTCTTTAATCAAACAGGTGGTTCTATGTTGAAATCTTGGAGATTGCTTGCTCTAATTTTGTCTGCACAGCAAAGATTTTCTGAAGCTGAAGTGGTGACAGATGCTGCTTTAGATCAGACTGCAAGATGGGAGCAGGGGCCACTGCTTAGGCTGAAAGCAAAGTTGAAGATATCCCAATCACGACCAATGGATGCTATTGAAACCTATAGATACCTTCTTGCATTGGTTCAAGCCCAGAATAAATCCTTTGGGTCTTCCCAAATTAGTTCAAAG GTTCTGgatgataaaataaatgaatttgatatttggCATGGTCTGGCAAATTTATATGCTAGTCTCTCTCGTTGGAAGGATGCCGAAATCTGTCTGCAGAAGGCCAGGGAGTTGAAGAAATACTCTGCTGCAGTAATGCACACTCAAG GTGTTTTGTTTGAAGGACGTGGGCAAAATGACGAAGCTTTTCTTGCTACTATTAATGGTTTACTACTTGAAGCAAACCATGTTCCATGCAAGATCTTGATGGGTGGCATGATTCAAAGATTGGGTCCAAAGTTTTTTTGTGCTGCAAGAAGCGCACTGTCTGATGCACTCCGAATAGAACCCACTAACCGCATGGCTTGGCATTGCTTGGGATTGCTTAACAAGCAAGATGGCAGAATAAGTGAAGCCGCTGACTGCTTCCAAGCAGCTTCCATGCTTGAAGAATCTGATCCCATCGAATCTTTCAGCTCTATACTTTGA